The following are from one region of the Mycetohabitans rhizoxinica HKI 454 genome:
- a CDS encoding polyprenyl synthetase family protein → MCMSATAFDEWVRDVLARTEVALSAVLPPADVEPMQLHQAMRYAVLGGGKRVRPMLCHAAGQALGAPGQRLDAAACALELIHVYSLVHDDLPSMDDDDMRRGKPTVHVQYDEATGLLVGDALQSQAFIALASDALEAHRQAALMRELACASGSLGMAGGQAIDLASVGTRLSRTQLETMHRMKTGALLRAAVKMGALCGDGLSADIEAGLDAYAKAVGLAFQVVDDILDVTADSATLGKTAGKDAANDKPTYVSIIGLQASRELAAQLRRDAHAALAPLGERGLRLAQIADLVVERMN, encoded by the coding sequence ATGTGCATGAGCGCCACGGCGTTTGACGAATGGGTACGTGACGTGCTGGCGCGAACCGAGGTGGCACTCTCGGCGGTGCTGCCGCCGGCGGACGTCGAGCCGATGCAGCTGCATCAGGCGATGCGCTATGCGGTGCTGGGCGGCGGCAAGCGTGTGCGCCCGATGTTGTGCCACGCAGCTGGCCAGGCGCTGGGTGCGCCTGGCCAGCGCCTCGACGCGGCGGCCTGCGCGCTTGAGTTGATTCACGTGTACTCGCTGGTTCACGACGATTTGCCGTCGATGGACGACGATGACATGCGTCGTGGCAAGCCGACGGTGCACGTGCAGTACGATGAGGCGACAGGGTTGCTCGTCGGCGACGCGTTGCAATCGCAGGCGTTCATCGCGCTTGCCTCGGACGCGCTTGAGGCGCACCGGCAGGCCGCGTTGATGCGCGAACTCGCTTGCGCGAGCGGCTCGCTTGGTATGGCGGGTGGGCAGGCGATCGACCTGGCGAGCGTGGGCACGCGATTGTCGCGGACGCAGTTGGAGACGATGCATCGGATGAAGACCGGTGCACTGCTGCGCGCGGCGGTCAAGATGGGAGCGCTGTGCGGTGATGGGCTGTCGGCCGACATCGAGGCTGGGCTCGATGCGTATGCGAAGGCGGTGGGCCTGGCGTTCCAGGTGGTCGATGACATCCTAGACGTGACGGCTGACTCGGCCACGCTTGGCAAGACAGCCGGTAAGGATGCGGCCAACGACAAACCGACCTACGTGTCGATCATCGGGCTGCAGGCGTCGCGGGAGCTTGCGGCACAGCTGCGACGCGACGCGCATGCGGCGCTCGCGCCGCTGGGCGAGCGTGGGCTGCGGCTTGCGCAAATCGCTGACCTAGTGGTGGAGCGCATGAATTGA
- a CDS encoding exodeoxyribonuclease VII small subunit — protein sequence MPNTASQAPDGADVPLPDNYETALGELESLVERMEGGALSLEASLAAYRRGAALVAYCQQQLEKVEQQVRVLDGETLKPIDPAIDDGECA from the coding sequence ATGCCCAACACCGCTTCCCAAGCCCCTGACGGGGCAGATGTCCCATTGCCGGACAATTACGAAACAGCGCTTGGCGAACTCGAATCCCTGGTCGAGCGAATGGAAGGGGGCGCGTTGAGCCTCGAAGCGTCGCTTGCGGCATATCGTCGCGGTGCAGCCCTTGTTGCATATTGCCAACAGCAACTCGAGAAGGTCGAGCAACAGGTTCGTGTACTCGATGGCGAGACGCTCAAGCCCATCGATCCAGCGATTGATGACGGAGAATGTGCATGA
- a CDS encoding aromatic ring-hydroxylating oxygenase subunit alpha: MSNLSNALQLKSIHSQLPVSAYFDEALLARELDVLFKRGPRYIGHELMVPEAGDYFALPAENEGRILVRNPHGRIELLSNVCRHRQAVMLNGRGHVENIVCPLHRWTYDLSGELLGAPHFPDNPCLNLGATPLQSWHGMLFEHNGRDIARDLARLGPASHFDFSGYLYDHTEIHECNYNWKTFIEVYLEDYHVVPFHPGLGSFVSCDDLRWEFGDWYSVQTVGVHSALANPGSPTYRKWHDQLLKFRNGAPPDFGAIWMVYYPNVMIEWYPHVLIVSYLIPRGVQRTTNIVEFYYPEEVALFEREMVEAERAAYLETAVEDDEIAERMDAGRRALLARGESQVGPYQSPMEDGMQHFHEFLRRELGTI, from the coding sequence ATGTCCAATCTGAGCAATGCTCTGCAGCTTAAGTCTATTCACAGCCAGCTGCCTGTTTCAGCTTATTTTGACGAAGCGCTCCTCGCACGCGAGCTCGACGTCCTGTTCAAACGCGGTCCACGCTACATCGGCCATGAATTGATGGTGCCGGAAGCGGGGGACTATTTCGCGCTGCCTGCAGAGAATGAGGGCCGCATACTGGTGCGCAATCCACACGGGCGTATCGAACTGCTATCGAACGTATGCCGGCACCGGCAGGCCGTTATGCTCAACGGTCGCGGGCATGTCGAGAACATCGTCTGCCCGCTGCACCGCTGGACATACGATCTAAGCGGCGAGTTGCTCGGCGCGCCACACTTTCCGGATAATCCGTGCCTGAACTTGGGTGCTACGCCACTGCAGTCCTGGCACGGCATGCTGTTCGAGCACAACGGCCGGGACATCGCACGCGATCTCGCGCGCCTGGGTCCGGCGAGCCACTTCGACTTTTCCGGGTACCTGTACGACCACACCGAAATCCACGAGTGCAACTACAACTGGAAGACGTTCATCGAGGTCTATCTCGAAGACTATCATGTCGTCCCGTTCCATCCTGGACTCGGTAGTTTCGTCTCGTGCGATGATCTGCGATGGGAATTTGGCGACTGGTACAGCGTGCAGACAGTCGGTGTACACAGCGCACTCGCGAATCCAGGTTCGCCGACATACCGCAAGTGGCACGACCAGTTGCTGAAGTTCCGCAACGGCGCGCCACCGGATTTCGGTGCGATCTGGATGGTGTACTACCCGAACGTGATGATCGAATGGTATCCGCACGTGCTCATCGTGTCGTATCTGATCCCGCGCGGCGTGCAACGCACGACAAACATCGTCGAATTCTACTATCCAGAGGAAGTGGCGTTGTTCGAGCGCGAGATGGTCGAAGCCGAGCGCGCGGCCTATCTGGAGACCGCCGTCGAGGACGACGAGATCGCCGAGCGAATGGATGCCGGACGCCGCGCGCTGCTCGCCCGCGGCGAATCCCAGGTGGGCCCATACCAAAGCCCGATGGAAGACGGCATGCAGCATTTCCACGAGTTCCTGCGCCGCGAGCTCGGCACGATTTGA
- a CDS encoding transposase codes for MSFVSKRAIAQARQRTGAAPLAWFFRESARNWVAQDQAQYLFKGLWLFAMDGTTLRTTDSALNRKHFGSSSATHERVGRNTRWEALSGEPGDQIVRMRERLKQLPNEKRPGRSGTRAVKSRSFRYTFST; via the coding sequence ATGTCATTTGTCAGCAAGCGCGCCATCGCCCAGGCGCGGCAGCGCACGGGGGCGGCGCCCCTGGCGTGGTTTTTTCGTGAATCGGCTAGGAACTGGGTTGCCCAGGATCAAGCGCAATATCTCTTCAAAGGGCTCTGGCTGTTCGCGATGGACGGCACCACGCTGCGCACGACCGACAGTGCGCTCAACCGCAAGCATTTCGGCTCATCCTCGGCCACGCATGAGCGAGTGGGCCGTAATACGCGTTGGGAGGCGCTCAGCGGCGAGCCCGGCGATCAGATAGTGCGCATGCGTGAACGGCTCAAGCAGCTTCCCAACGAAAAACGGCCCGGGCGCAGTGGCACTCGGGCCGTCAAGTCCAGATCTTTTCGCTATACCTTCAGTACCTGA
- a CDS encoding sulfurtransferase, producing the protein MPQHRYTTLISVGNLATRLATPGVTTLIFDCRFDLADTSAGAAAYDAAHIPGAQYLDIDRDLSGPKTGTNGRHPLPERDTLARRLAQRGLSRGLQVVVYDAQSGMFAARLWWLLRWLGHEEVALLDGGLQAWQAAGQPLDNAIPAITAGSFTPSQPLSISIDVHGVQQQMRTAACRMLDARAPDRYRGENETIDPVAGHIPGARHRFFKDNLAADGRFKPAHTLRDEMCAVLGDTTPERTILYCGSGVTACHNALAMEIAGLHGAALYAGSWSEWVADPARPVTTGAQP; encoded by the coding sequence ATGCCGCAGCATCGCTACACCACGCTGATTTCCGTCGGGAATCTGGCCACCCGGCTCGCCACACCCGGCGTGACCACGCTCATCTTCGACTGCCGTTTCGATCTGGCCGACACGTCGGCCGGCGCGGCCGCGTATGACGCTGCGCATATCCCGGGGGCACAGTACCTGGATATCGACCGCGACCTGTCCGGACCGAAGACCGGCACCAACGGGCGCCATCCATTGCCTGAACGCGACACGCTCGCCCGCCGGCTCGCGCAGCGGGGCTTGAGCCGCGGCCTACAGGTGGTCGTCTACGACGCGCAAAGCGGCATGTTCGCCGCACGGCTGTGGTGGCTGCTGCGCTGGTTAGGCCACGAGGAGGTGGCGTTGCTCGATGGCGGGCTGCAGGCGTGGCAGGCCGCCGGCCAGCCGTTGGACAACGCGATACCGGCCATCACCGCCGGCTCATTCACGCCATCACAGCCGTTGTCGATCAGTATCGACGTCCATGGCGTGCAGCAACAGATGCGCACGGCCGCGTGCCGGATGCTCGATGCCCGGGCGCCGGACCGCTATCGTGGCGAGAACGAGACGATCGACCCGGTCGCCGGCCACATCCCAGGCGCCCGTCATCGCTTCTTCAAAGACAACCTCGCCGCCGACGGCCGTTTCAAGCCCGCCCACACGTTGCGCGACGAAATGTGTGCAGTGCTCGGTGATACCACACCGGAGCGCACGATTCTGTACTGCGGCTCCGGCGTCACCGCATGCCACAATGCGCTCGCGATGGAAATTGCCGGATTGCACGGCGCAGCACTGTACGCCGGGTCCTGGAGCGAATGGGTGGCGGACCCGGCCAGGCCTGTTACCACCGGCGCGCAGCCCTGA